Proteins encoded by one window of Culicoides brevitarsis isolate CSIRO-B50_1 chromosome 2, AGI_CSIRO_Cbre_v1, whole genome shotgun sequence:
- the LOC134830527 gene encoding GPI ethanolamine phosphate transferase 1-like, protein MKFVISFGFVLHLLFLVSIFYIYFRSPILTDLEAQNELPNPPAKRLVVFVADGLRAESLYEVHLNKTPFLADVILNRGISGISHTRVPTESRPGHIALFAGLYEDPSAIFKGWQENLVEFDHIFNRTSVTYSWGSPDIVPIFAKGSTGGKVMTFSYDPNDEDFSGQSDTTLLDEWVFERVKKFLEEEENVEKVKNKDKIVLFLHLLGLDTAGHVHKPNSKKFIENLIAVDKGIQQIYELIEKVTNDQKTSYLFTSDHGMTDRGSHGDGTHFETETPIIAWGAGVKNWNKIENFVHNQLHYHMLNKLVPRFDIEQADVTPLLASLIGVPVPVNNIGKLPHQYLNATTEFVANALKNNALQLLKQYKKLYMRTRQKKFMYFINDEEYRIENRVGKMEYLLMQAIKAKKYDEIPDIAETLMHVAIESIEFYQQYYKYELLVCLAITMTGWIYILVQQLYVRDHHTSHSRGSKSQQLAVLIVICLVFALIFFNYIQNTPSMVTLYFILPVITWYFVYLRKNYAKFPSSSKIKVFIGIFILLVTTELMILSFFHRNYLSVVLIGHCLYEMSISNSSRRMNLKLLASTLALAVFPALPSVEKDSKENYLLYLGILIWIVKVFNETRSHKFSKALILQLSIVSATSLNLIYIIFCLDNSLGVPKVSQSLCWILAGVSLVTPIVSPLNIKQRISAIENGLIIIFMSMSLSYEPLFFMAFVTNLKYWIEYEFNLHQENVERLDDLTFDLEGSPFQLRFVNLGDVRRVTKFLLYLLIALFGTGNIASISSFDPNWVRCYISTFSPFLMTILIILKLVMPILYLTCCLKALNVITKIKVQKLFIMILIICDVMCLNFLFLVKNRGSWLDIGTSISHFVIMEATVLVLSLLYVVATILTTFSLHNAKNIRSINNLPLLSKSSLD, encoded by the exons ATGAAGTTCGTCATTAGCTTTGGATTTGTCTTGCATTTGCTGTTTTTGGTCTCAATCTTCTACATTTACTTCCGGTCGCCGATTTTGACGGATCTTGAAGCACAAAATGAACTGCCGAATCCTCCAGCGAAGAG GTTGGTCGTTTTTGTTGCTGATGGCTTACGAGCAGAATCACTTTACGAAGTTCACTTAAATAAAACTCCATTTTTGGCGGATGTGATATTAAATCGAGGCATCAGCGGGATTTCACATACGAGAGTtcct actgAATCTCGTCCCGGGCATATTGCACTTTTTGCCGGTTTATACGAAGATCCAAGTGCGATTTTTAAAGGATGGCAAGAAAATTTAGTCGAATTCGATCATATCTTCAATAGAACGAGTGTTACTTACAGTTGGGGGTCTCCAGATATTGTTCCGATATTTGCAAAAGGTTCGACAGGAGGAAAAGTGATGACTTTTAGTTACGATCCGAATGACGAAGACTTTTCAGGGCAGTCTGATACGACGTTACTCGATGAATGGGTGTTTGAACGAGTGAAAAAGTTCCTTGAAGAAGaggaaaatgtcgaaaaagtCAAGAACAAAGATAAGATTGTGCTGTTTTTGCATCTTTTGGGTCTCGATACTGCTGGACATGTTCACAAACCGAATtcaaa aaaattcatcgaaaacCTCATCGCCGTCGACAAAGGCATCCAACAAATCTACGAATTGATAGAAAAAGTTACCAACGATCAAAAAACCTCCTACCTTTTCACTTCAGATCACGGAATGACAGATCGCGGCTCTCATGGCGACGGAACTCACTTTGAAACTGAAACTCCTATCATCGCATGGGGTGCCGGCGtcaaaaattggaataaaattgaaaatttcgtaCATAACCAACTTCACTATCACATGTTGAACAAACTTGTGCCTCGTTTCGACATCGAACAAGCTGATGTGACTCCGCTTTTGGCTTCTCTGATTGGAGTTCCTGTACCTGTGAACAATATCGGCAAATTACCGCATCAGTATTTGAATGCAACGACAGAATTCGTCGCAAATGCTTTGAAAAATAACGCTTTGCAACTGCTAAAACAGTACAAAAAGCTCTATATGAGGACCCGACAGAAGAAATTCATGTATTTCATCAACGACGAAGAATATCGAATCGAAAATCGTGTCGGAAAAATGGAATATTTGCTCATGCAGGCGATAAAAGCGAAGAAATATGATGaaatt cCCGATATCGCAGAGACATTGATGCACGTCGCCATCGAATCTATCGAATTTTATCAACAGTATTACAAATACGAGCTCTTGGTATGTCTCGCCATTACCATGACCGGATGGATTTACATCCTTGTGCAACAATTGTACGTTCGCGATCATCACACAAGCCATTCGCGAGGTTCAAAGTCACAACAATTGGCTGTTCTGATCGTTATTTGCCTCGTTTTTGCTCTCATCTTCTTCAATTACATCCAAAACACGCCATCGATGGTCACTTTGTACTTTATTCTTCCCGTCATCACGTGGTATTTCgtatatttacgaaaaaattacgCAAAATTCCCGAGTTCGagcaaaattaaagtttttatcggGATTTTCATCTTATTGGTGACAACTGAACTCatgattttgtcatttttccatCGAAATTACTTGAGTGTCGTGCTAATTGGACATTGTTTGTACGAAATGAGCATTTCAAACAGTAGTCGAcgcatgaatttaaaattattggcaTCGACTTTGGCTTTAGCGGTGTTTCCTGCGTTGCCGAGTGTTGAAAAAGAttccaaagaaaattatttgtt atatcTTGGAATTTTGATCTGGATTGTGAAAGTTTTCAACGAAACCCGATCCCATAAATTCAGTAAAGCGCTAATTTTGCAACTTTCGATCGTTTCAGCGACGAGTCTGAATctaatttatatcattttctGTTTGGACAACAGTTTAGGCGTTCCTAAAGTCAGTCAAAGCCTTTGTTGGATACTCGCTGGAGTGTCGCTCGTTACTCCAATTGTCAGTCCTCTCAATATAAAGCAACGAATAAGCGCCATTGAGAACggattgataattattttcatgtcGATGTCACTTTCGTACGAGCCGCTCTTCTTCATGGCATTTGTTACGAACCTAAAATATTGGATCGAGTACGAATTTAACTTGCATCAAGAGAATGTCGAACGACTTGATGACTTAACCTTCGATTTGGAAGGATCTCCATTCCAGTTGCGCTTCGTTAATCTCGGAGATGTGCGAAGAGTGACcaaattt ttgTTGTATCTATTAATTGCGTTATTCGGTACTGGCAATATCGCTTCGATCAGTTCCTTTGACCCGAATTGGGTGAGATGCTATATTTCGACGTTTTCGCCCTTTTTGATGACTATTTTGATCATCTTGAAGCTCGTTATGCCAATTTTGTACTTAACTTGTTGCCTGAAAGCACTGAATGTCATcacaaag ataaaagtgcaaaaacttttcatcatGATACTGATAATTTGTGACGTAATGTGCTTAAACTTcctatttttggtcaaaaatcgCGGATCATGGTTGGATATCGGAACGTCAATTTCACATTTTGTGATTATGGAAGCGACTGTTCTTGTACTCAGCTTACTTTATGTCGTTGCGACAATTTTAACGACATTCAGTCTTCACAACGCAAAAAACATTCGCTCCATTAATAACTTGCCTTTGCTCAGCAAAAGTAGtctagattaa